The genomic DNA gatacttttattttgaaggcaaaCGTGTGCCGGTGCACCGGTGCAGCTCGTGTGCTTTGACGCGTGTGTgtcacagagggaggagagcagcctctgattttatttttcttcgcAGACAGAGCGGAGTTAAGCACGAAAACAAACTTGAACCACGCGATCCGTGGCCTCGACGTCTGCGTTGACGCGCGCGCATGAAGCGGAGGAAACGAGGCCGCTGCACCGACGACGTTTGATCTTTGCTCTTTTTcctttgttgaaaaaaaaacacggaagggctttgacaagaaaaaaaccaaaacaacaaccattAAGTTATGCGTCAGTGAGTGCGCACTTTACGCACCAGGGGCGCACCGTGAAACTTTGACATGTCACACCTCGCCTTTAGTTTGCGTCGTGTGTTCGGCTTTGtctcctttgttgttgttgttgttgttgttgttgttgttgtcgtcgtcagCTCTTCACTGTGAACATGCGTCGCGGTTAAGAAACTTTTAAAGCGcactccaaaaaacaaacaaacacccagAGGCAGCATGGGGGCCAAACAGAGCAACCCAGTGTTCGACGGCAGAACTCGGGCTTATTCCAGCTCCGATCTCCCGTCTGGCAACACCAGCGGCGGGGAGAGGATCGCCGGGTTCAGGTACACGAACGGACCGGATGGACCGCGGATCCGGTACACAGGCGCGGGGCCGACCAGCTCCGGCCTGAGTATACCGGGCGGCGGCAGGTCAGGGTCACATGAACTCAACCAGAGCCTCGATGGCACGGACGGTGACGGTGAGGGCGAGCTGCCCCCTGACGGCCACAGGCTGCTCATAGGCTCGTTACCTGCACACCTGTCCCCTCACCTGCTGGGAGGTAAGattcacaataataaaagtcacatttgcGTCATCATCATGACTGAATCTCTGTCTTACAGCTTATATCAATGTCAATTTCATCTATATTGTTGACTAttgtgtcatgttgtgtttaGAACTGTGGTTTAAAAGCGTATTCCTTCaaataaaaagctttatttttattattatggtttAATCTTCCATGTGCCATATGGTCTgtctttgatgtttgttttcatgtgttttatgaAGATACgttttaatgtgtgtgcagtgcattaGTCAGATCAGTACAGTGCTTAGTACTTTTCCATTCGACGTGTTATGGTAATAGCTGCTGTGTTGACCGAGCCCTTTGTTTAACACTCGTGCTTTCATTGTAGCCACAGgtggctgtgctgtgctgtgctgtgctgtgctgtgaaaAGCAgcctcacttcttcttcttcttcttcttcttcttcttctctgtcttgcAAAACTGGCCTGTTTTTCGCTGCAGCTGAGAGGGAAGAGTGCACAATGTAGGTCAGCAGATAAGAGCTTCCTGCTGGTTACACATTGCctgactaacacacacacacacacacacacacacacacacacacacacacacacacaaacttcctGAATCCAGCAGTCTGGCAGTTTCACAACGGCTGGTGGGTTTTGTCTCCCAGACCACAACAAAGTATGACTCACACACAACAGGACCATTAGACCACACCAGCGTCGTGATGTCAACGTTTACATTCtgtccctgtgctgctgctgctgctgctgctgctgctgctgctgctgctgcttggaaaCGACACACTCCCAGTTCCAATCAGGATTGGGCTAAAAATCTTCCTCAGTTTACCGGCACGGGTCATTTCCCTGATGCAGAAATCATTAGTCACTCTTGTCATAACAACCTTTGCTCATTAGATCCATGTGATTTTTGAGGCCTGACATTTAATCCACAGGCTCAgtgcatctcctcctcctcctcctcctcccggcAGACACTGAGATAATGATAATGACCGTCTGCATGGATGCACTTGTTATCCGCGCGTTGGCCGCGGCGCTGTCacgtaaaaaaaacaggaggttAGCTTATCTGAAGTGGAGCAAGCTCTTGGCCTATTAATCTTTGTGCAGCTGAGAAAACACAGCGGGGTCACGAGGGTTTGTGAGGTGGTGAATATGTATGTGGGTCAAGTTATGAATAAAAAGAACGGAAACCTGTGTCACACAGAGATACAGGTGCAGGTAACGTGAATAATggattgtttttacatttttcacacaaCGATAggaaagtaaagaaaataaataaggttACTAAAATGAGTTCAACTGACTCCAAACAttataaaaaattataaaaatgaccCCAAAGATTACTACATTTAGTAGAAGGAATTGTAAAATTGGCTTTAGCTGAGGGTATGAAAGCtcaggggcaaaaaaaaagaagcttgaactgaacttgaattaattCATTAGATGAATCATTTACTGATCAATTACTAAAAAGCTATTTTGACGTTGTGAACGtgtcctggtttctttgctcctctgtgacagtGAATATTTTCGATTTGTGGACTAAAGTCGTTGTAGATGTTTTGTCAAAGATCGTttatgactgagtgagtgaagagCGCGCAGGTGTCAGGTCATGTGGGGCCGCTTACACTCCCACGCCCTTCCTCGTGTACATGTCAATAAAAGGTATGAGAAAGATGTCAATCATCACATCTGAGTcctcatgtgtttttgtctgtgtgtgtgtgtgtgtctgtgtgtgtgtgttccccgCCAGGCTTCCACTGCCCTGTCTGCTCCAAGTTTATGGCGTCTGATGAAATAGAGAAGCACCTGCTCATGTGTTTCAGCAAAACACACCTCACCTACAACAGTAAGAACAGCAGGACACAAGCAGGGCACGGCACATATTGAGAGGTTGGATGCACGGGGTTGGCTTTTAGTTTTATTCTTTGATTATTTATAACACAGCTTTCATACAAAATGAACCCACTTTACCTCCCACTcccttagacacacacacacacacacacacaccgatgcTATAGACGACATTACAACTGTCAGGAACATCAATGAGGAAACTTTGGAGAGGTAAAAATAAAGAACCAAGAAAAGCAACAAGAAGTCAAACGTTTAGAAACAAAGTGAACAGTTAATCACAAACTTAACCATCGCTGGATCAAAATGTTACTTAATGTGAGTTAATTAgagtttattttcttaatccattaatctgtcgattatttccccattaatcgtttggtctataaatatcagaaaacctttaaaaaatgttgcttggtgttcatcaaacctggaaatgatgatgttctcaaatgtcttgtttttgtccacaaaccacacacatatgtatacatatatatatatatatatatatatatgtatgtatatatatatatatatgtatgtatatatatatatatatatatgtatgtatatatatatatatatatatatatatatatatatatatatatatatatgtatgtatatatatatatatgtatatatgtatgtatatatatatatgtatgtatatatatatatatatatatatatacatatatatatatatatatatatatatatatatatatatgtgtatatatatatatacatatatgtatattaatattttgttatattttaatgGTGTGGttgttattcacattttttattaCGTAAATGAGTATATTCATTAATAATGCATCATATTTTAAGACAAATCTTTGAccatttttcacacattcatcccTCTAACTGTGGAGTAAAcataatgtgtgtataaatgtggaAGAACGAGGTGACGAGTACAAGAACCTCAAAATCCTGCACATCTACATCAACAACTACTTGTGGTACAAATTGTCACGTTTTTTTACTGCGGTACGACAAACGCGCTCAGGCGAGTCCGTTCATTTACGAAGCGAGCCGATTGATGGATGGCAAAAgtccgacttcctgttgggattGACATGGGTTATTACAAGTTCCCACCAAGtcttgtgaaatttggtgcaactgaTTCTTGGCTTGCTCCACCCGGGTGTAACGCACGGGTCCGTGCGCGATGACAAGATCGCAATTTCGCCCGAccggacaaaaatgtccacaaagacGTGGAATGGGTGCAAATCGACAAAGTGGATgcacaaattcaaaatggccagtTTCCTGTTGATTCAAGGCCGTGGTCTCAGGACtgttttgttcgtcttgggctgtgacaggttcccaccaagttttgtgaaattcggTGAAGCTTCATTTTGGCTTATTCCATCTACGTTTCAGCAACAATAAtatcatcaataataataataatgataataatgataataataatgatcacacacacacacacacactgcacaggtGTTACAcaggcacagtgtgtgtgtgtgtgcacaggagaAGCAAACACAGCTCGTCACAGTTTTTGCATGTCGACGCTTCTTCCTCGGTCTGAACTGTGAGCTATGTATAAAACAAACGtacacctgctcacacacacagtgatgtgtgtgtgtgtgtgtgtgtgtgtctgttactcACAGATACGGTACAGTGTGTCGTGTGTCGCTGAGCttatcacagaaaaacagatgacACCAATACACTTAAAGTCTGTAACCccagtgctcacacggcacaggtctgtgccgcaggtgcacagtaagtaaattgccgtgggaataacacacaactccttatatggacatgctggaggtgtgtgcaggtgtgcagaagtgacaaaagaccatgtttttcttctacttTTGTTCATGAAAACGAGCCAAATTTGTAAAAACGTGACCCCAaagattactaaattaaatggTTAAgttaagcaaaaataaataatacaaatgcaAAGTGCATATTGAATAATATAACATCATATGGCATAATATGATGGAGTGAATTATATGTTACTTCATGGGCTACATAAAATAGTACTAGTAACAGTTCTCAGAGAACATCTGAAGATCTCTGCACGCACTGACACTGTTGTGGTTCTTTCTTTGCCTCCGGTGTTGACAGTAGAACCGGTGATTGTTAAACATgcagacaaacatgtttcaaaCTCTTTTTCCATCATAAACAGCCGTTCATCCCATCAGAGGCTgatgtctttctctcttctctgtgacCAAACTGATGTTTGTTACAGTGGCTCactctgttgtctttgtctctgtctttgtcagaGGACATCCTGTCCAGAGACTCTGGGGAGTGTGCCATCTGTTTAGAAGACATGGAGCAGGGAGACACCATCGCCAGACTGCCCTGTCTCTGCATCTACCATAAAGGGTGATGactgacacacaaactcatGATTAAACTCACGATTAAACTCACGATTAAACTCATGATTAAACACACTTCAGTGATCAATCCTCATCAGTTTGGAAATTCTGCCCCCAAGTGGTCACCTGTATGTCTGTAAAACGCACCTGGAAATCACATGTAaatgatattaaaacaaaaatggctaCATTTGtagtgtgtaaatgtttttacacattctgtttttacgagatgtCTTTATGTTAAAAATTCTTTTGGATCATGAGAGAAAACACGTTGTTTCTCCTGTTTCAGGTGCATAGACGAGTGGTTTGAGGTGAACCGCTCGTGTCCAGAACACCCCGCCGACTAGAAGCTGCGAGAGTTAACATTTCAACATCACTGTGGTCGACTGTGTCTCCGCTGACCTCATCCCAACACTGTCTGTGTGAGCCGATCGTCAGCCGAGCTCGAGCCGAGCTTGAGCCGAGCTTGAGCCGAGCTTGAGCCGAGCTTGAGCCGAGCTTCGGCTGCTCCTCAGGGATTCtaagacatttcatttttcgTATCTCTTCGTGGACGTTTGGAAACATTTCTTTCAAGACGTCATGTGACATTCTCAGAACTTACTGGTGGAGCCATTTTGTTTCCAGAATTATGTGAATGTTCGTGACTCCGCCTGCTGGATTAAAGAGGGTTCATAACAACACGGGAACTGGAGAGAGACGTTCTGCTGCAGGGCGTTTACGGAGGAATATCGCATTCACgtgaaatcatttttaaaaatttgTGTTTCGAGCTGTTTTTTTATGAGATTACGAGAgatttttggggggtttttttttccaggtctgtttttacaaaaaaattccGGGGTctgttttatgaaaaaaaattgCGGGGTCTGTATTAGCGTGATttttttcgggtctgttttAACGACATTTACGACAGAAGAATCTCCCAACGTCTGAAACCCAAAGTTAAGTAAAAAAACTGGACATCTTTGCTTTCAAGTCAGCGACGATCAAGCTTTAATCTCATTCACTCAGCAGAAAAAGTCATCCCCCCAcaaaaaatgtcactaaaacagcctttttaaaaatgattttaggtgACTGCGATACGCTTCCGTACGAAGGTGTTAAAGCAAAGTGACGTTTAAATCCGACGAGAATCTCTTGTAGGAGAGAGTTGGGTCGACGCCTGTTCACAGACTGGATCGCAGACTGGATCGCAGACTGGGTCGCAGACTGGGTCGCAGACTGGATTAGAGTCTGTTGTTGTGCAATGTGAAAAAAACCCCCAGCCATAAACAATGAGTAACACCAAAATCAACTTTAAGGGATGATTACAGTGTTGATTGTAGTAAGGATGTAAAAACATTGGCGATCACTACTGTGTGTTAAACAATCATCATGTGCCGTAGAAGAGTTGGtctaacatgtttttgtttttgtttttttagaaccACACTGGTGTGATTATGTAGTTTATTGGTGAAAATGACGTTGATtcataaatctctctctctctctccaggggAGTGTCGTAATATGCTGCTATGCCATAGACTGGGACGTTTTCCCTGTAACCTTTGAACCCTTTGTCCaatgtattttgtatttgtactgTAATGGATTGCACaagaataaatgttttgtctCCGTGTCTCTTCCTTGCACAAGTCGATGTTATTTTTTAGAGCACAAAATAGAAGTAAAACAGTGACATAATAACATAGTGACATGGTAAAAGTTAACTTTTCTTATTCTGAAGAGGTGAATCTTTAGaagtgatttaaatgttaaatgatggAGGTAAAAGCACCTGTTATTAGACCTTAGAACTATGTTATATGATACAGTCGAGGACGGAATTGTTAGCCCCACCTATgacaatgtcattgttttaaaaaggtATTTCCCTAAACGCTGTTTAACACAGCAACATAATGTTTAACAGCTTTTTACAAACATCCTAGTTTTATTTTGGATACGTCCATTATTTGACTttgcacacagaaataaaatgattctGTCTGTTTCATTTTACAACCAAAGTTACAATAGTTTTGGATTTGTCAttagttttaattattgtttttaaatgtatttaaacacaTGAACAACCATCCCCTGATtgtgccaaaaacaaaagaaatcactttagacttgagaaagaaagacaagcaGGAGATTATCACAGTGTTTCCACGTGTTAAGAAGGCCAAGGTTCTTATAGTTTTGGggattctaaaataaaataaaataaaattgtaattgttattcttaaaaaataaatacattttaggaGTTAAGCTAAGAATTTCTTGTTTCATTTAATGACAGGTTTATAACCAAAAGTCTCGTCATTTAAGTTACTTTTATAAActcacaattcagtttcagttatagtttttattttaaacggaaatgttttcttcagttttagtTCAAAATAACTACAGAACTGGAGTGAATGTGATCAAAAAGATCAGTTTCTTAATTGATTAAGAGGATATAGACTGAGATATTaggttcattttattattatttaataataattatttttatttttatcataacTAGTATAAGAATTCTTAAACATTTACTCCACACCATGTGGTGGCGCTAATGCAGCAAATCGTAGTTTGCCAAACGCCACAAAACCTCAAAGAAGGAGATTGTGACGTCACGTCGACTCGCGTACGTCGCCCTGACGAAAAggacaaaatatatatatcaaacaCCGGGGATTTCACCGCATTTAAAGCCAAAGAGGGTTGACGCCGTCGCCGAATacacaacatttgcatttttgaggTACGTCaaatgtttcagtgtgttttttacGTCGGTAATCTCCATTTATAATGGTTTTATTTCACCCTGCTTGTAGGCTCTTTGCTAGCTTGTTAGCAGCCACTCGCTAGGCTACACCTCCGTTCACGCTGTGAGCTAAAACCCGGTTttagttctgttttgtttttaccaagCTTGACTTATGTGTTGATTTCCAGCTTGGGGTGAAGAGATCCGCTTCAAGATGTCGTACATGCTCCCACATCTCCACAATGGCTGGCAGGTTGACCAAGCCATCCTCTCAGAAGAGGACCGAGTCCTGGTGATCCGTTTCGGACACGACTGGGACCCGACGTGCATGAAGATGGACGAGGTTCTTTACAGCATCGCAGAAAAGGTTAGAGTACATTTATTGGGACACTAGCATAAGctcactctttaaaaaaaacaacaaaagaacaaaaatctTTATTGAACCtttatgaaacaaaacaataacaacacgcAAAACAGAGTCATTAATACATACAGACACATTCGTTAAGACCAGAGCCAGGGGGagtttcaaataaatacattcataataGAGCATAACAGCAGCTTTCTTATTTTTTGAATCATAGATGGTTTACTGTTCAGTTTCCTTACCAAAAGCTATAAAAGGAGGTTTAGATTTACTAAATTTGGCTTTGTGAATATGATATTTCCATAGATTGATCAACACATTaattctgctttttatttttgttgtcgtGGAAACCAAACAGCACATATTTCCACAGCAAAGAAAAATCAGAGACAAGTTTGCATAAGCTCACTCTCCGTGTCTACGAAACATGATCACTAGCGTCACTTGCCGGTCACGTGCTGTGATGCTTCGGGAAATATCTCCGTCCacacaaaacaactcaaaacgctgcagtacatatgccaggactgtaagtggcgctgtaacgttacaccaaaaacagtgAAGATGATTTtacacttaataataataacaataataataataattattaaaattgGAACAACTATATGTGACTTAGAAACCAATAAATTAGCATTCAAAGCAATTTTAGCTCAAGACTTACGTGGAGTAAGCCCGACAATCTCACCGAATTTCGTCCCGATCCGACCACTTTGTTTGTCTGACCATGAACTGACTTCTGGGGGCGCTACAGAGCCCTAGGGCTACGAACGGTTTTGTGCCGACCCGACCTCCATGCCAAATTTCAAGCCGTTCTATGCACGTTAACTCAAAAATGACTGGAAAGCCATggctataataataatgagggTTGCCATGGTCACGCcgttttgaatctgcaaaaccaTTCGACAACATTTCACCTTTGTTGTGTCTCGTATAAATTGCCGTGTTTTTGTGTCGGTACAACAAACGTCTTGAACTCGTCTCGAGTTCGCTCATTTACATAGGTTGCAGAtcttcaaaatggccgacttcctgttgagttgaggccgtggttcctatcgacttttttgttcatcttggtctttaacatcttcccaccaagtttcgggacaTTCGGAGGAACTAAATTTtcggcccctgccattcgtggctcgggctctaatactaataataataataatattaatatttatcttGACAGGTGAAGAATTTTGCTGTCATTTACCTGGTGGACATCACAGAAGTGCCCGACTTCAACAAGATGTACGAGTTGTACGATCCCTGCACGGTCATGTTCTTCTTCAGGTAAGATGGTGTTTGTACTGTGCAGTATTCATATTAAGTGcttcattatttaaataaagtcattgttttctttctcaggAACAAACACATCATGATTGATTTGGGCACCGGTAACAACAACAAGATCAACTGGACGATGGAGGACAAGCAGGAGATGATAGACATTGTTGAGACAGTTTACCGCGGAGCGAGGAAGGGACGAGGTCTGGTGGTGTCGCCCAAGGATTATTCCACAAAATACAGATAttgattcacttttttttattatttttttacccaACGTTTCTAAGAAGTTTTTGTCTCGACAACTTACAAAAAGCCCCAGATCTTTAAAACAATAttcagttttttgtgtgtgtagatttCCACTTCATGCAaataattcaacatttatttctatGAAACGAGTGCTGAATGACACGAGAGACAAGACcgttatttaaatgttgtaataaaTATGACTTTTACAGAAAAATGCTTGATTTGTCTCATATTTTCTTTCTCCAAGAAGGTTAAGACTGATTATTAGTCTGTTTGATTATCTCAGTCTGCAGCAAAACTCAAAGTGAAGGACAGATGTTGATTATTATGCTGGACAAAAATGTTAATACGAAGGCTGTTGCAGAAGTTTGCACTCTTTAAGTACTTTCTGTTCTGTCATGTCTGTTGGGACTGCAGCTCTGTAATCTGTTGTGGTTCACCGCCACACTTTGATCTACCCTGAGAAAGACGGAGGGTGCAATGGCTCGTAATCGCCACCAGATGGAGTCAGACATACTCAGGTCTGGTCTTCGTATGACGCCACTGGAgcactcagtgtgtttatgtgcaggttttgtgtgtttgtgcgtaaaaaaacacaaaaaccacacaAGTCAGTCGTCCTTTTAAAAAGGGATTTATTGCCTCTTTCTCGCTAAATTGGTCGTAAATCGAACGTGTTAATACCGTGATTAATCCCGAGCGAGAAATGAAGAGACgcttgtttatttacattttagcagcaacagaaacaaatgtaaacGCGTACACATACATTAATATAGATTTCACAGtcgtggaaacacaaacacacaaagcctCGTGGAGCGTTCACACCCAATGAGATTACTGTATGTCATAATCCCACATGCTGAGATTACAGTGCTGTACAACGTAATCCCACACAGTAAAATAACCATACGAAGTAATCCTGCAGGGTGAGATTACTGTACAATATACAACATATAATTCAATATAATATATCAAATACTGTACGACGTAATACCACCCGTGAGATTACTGTATGAGGTAATCCCACACGTTGAGATTACTGTACAATATAATGCCACACTGAGCATACTGTACATAGTAATCCCACAGTGAGATTACTGTACAAAGTAATCCCATACAGTGAGCATACTGTATGATGTAATCCGGCGCAGTGATATTACTGTACAACGTTATCTCACCGAGTCGAAGCAAAGACGCGAGCATTCATGAATTTTGCGTCACTCTTTGCCAGGCATCGCAAAGTCTTACCATCATTGAGTCACttaaattcaaatattcaaactgtggtacgtggaCCACCAGTGGTGCATGCGTTTCCCTCTGGTGGCACCTGGTATAAAAAAGTTCGAGAATGTCAGTCGACAACTTGGAATGTGAACGTACTTTTACGATCACATATCATTTGCTGCCATGGAGACATCCGTCCGATAAAGTAACAATCCTGGTAGCTAGTTTTTCTGCCTTCAGTTCTGAGGCGTTTGAATCTCAATTTCAGATTATTTCTCGGAAATGAACATCGTTTGTGTTCATTTCTATgagtaaaataacattatattgACACGCTTAAGCAAAAACAGGGATTAAAACACCTCACAGCTGATATATAATCTGATTAATCCTGATTACTGTGGTGATAAATGAGGATTAGAGGTGATAAGTGCAGAAATTTGGAGGATATTTAAATTTTCTCCAGGGTGAAGACGTGACTACTCTACGTCTTTAATTAagtataaaatgtaaacaaaagtcCTTTAATATTCACTTTACTCTTACAACTTCTGGAGGTGTAGTTCTCCAGTCAGCCTGCAGAGGGCGATACAAATAAGAAAAGCCCTCGAGATTAGAGTTGCTCAGAGAGCCATCTAGTGGTGCGGAGACACCGGCACAAACTCTCACATAAACAG from Solea senegalensis isolate Sse05_10M linkage group LG20, IFAPA_SoseM_1, whole genome shotgun sequence includes the following:
- the LOC122786877 gene encoding E3 ubiquitin-protein ligase znrf2-like, encoding MGAKQSNPVFDGRTRAYSSSDLPSGNTSGGERIAGFRYTNGPDGPRIRYTGAGPTSSGLSIPGGGRSGSHELNQSLDGTDGDGEGELPPDGHRLLIGSLPAHLSPHLLGGFHCPVCSKFMASDEIEKHLLMCFSKTHLTYNKDILSRDSGECAICLEDMEQGDTIARLPCLCIYHKGCIDEWFEVNRSCPEHPAD
- the txnl4a gene encoding thioredoxin-like protein 4A — its product is MSYMLPHLHNGWQVDQAILSEEDRVLVIRFGHDWDPTCMKMDEVLYSIAEKVKNFAVIYLVDITEVPDFNKMYELYDPCTVMFFFRNKHIMIDLGTGNNNKINWTMEDKQEMIDIVETVYRGARKGRGLVVSPKDYSTKYRY